In Palaemon carinicauda isolate YSFRI2023 chromosome 32, ASM3689809v2, whole genome shotgun sequence, the genomic stretch CCTGGAGTTCAGGCTAATATACACATTCTCTTGTCCTCCTGGAGATGTGTGGATTCACTGTTGTAAACACAACATAAGCCTAGTTCAGACTATGGCTTCTGGATAAGTTGTGGTCAATAACAAACCTAAAGAAATGTGTTATCTAATGACATACATATGTGCTATTTATATTCATGTGTAGTACGTATGTAGAAAGATTTATAGCTATCCAATAATTCATAGATTTCCCGAACATGGTTGTTTTGTTTAAACTGCTAGACCAAAATGGTTTTTCTTACGAACCCTCCTAATGAGTTGGTGATACCATAGCTCTCATTATGAGCATACCAACTTTCGTGATAAAAGAAATTAAGTAAATCTCCTCTTAAGTAAACAACAATAGGCCTATTAGAATACAGACTATATAATGTTGAGAAGCAGCTACATAGGTCTACAATGGGAGACAGAATAACTATTCCTCGTCAGGAGAGGGTGTGAGAAGACCTACAAATTCTACAGTATCAGTTAGAGTCAAGGTGAGCTGTTAAGTAACCTGACAGCACTGGAACCAGTAAATGAAATAATATAGGCCTATTTAGACAGCTTTAAGAATTTGCCTATTCATGTCAACACTATTAAGATGTGTGTTATTAGCACAGCAATATCGCAATCAATTATAACAAACAAATCACGAGATTCATCGTCCtatcaattttcttttaaatctgaaAGCCTGTCTATCCACTGCTTTTGGTTTTGTCATAAACTTATAGACTACATTAGACCAAAATTTATTCTAAAACTATTTACCTACTTAATTAGTTTTACATCATGCAGTTTTCTAGAAACTACAAAAAAAGCAGGTTATCTAATTAGTATGAATGGGTTAGTGTTGAAAAAAATGGAGAAACACTGTACTGTAAAGAAAATGCACATGGCAGTGTTTGAtgcaccatatatttcccgttgtGATGAGGCTATAACTTTAAAAGTGCCCATTGGTGAAAATCCAGAGTAGaaattgtttttaataaataaaagcAACAGTTAGCATTATCAGTTGAATTAGTAGCAGCAGTTACAGTTGTGGTAGAGGAAGATTTTGAAGCAAAAGACCATATCTGTCCAAAGCGAACAGTCCCAAGTAAACAAAAGCGTCGTCGTGCGCATGCTCAGAACGATTCTTCTTCTGCCATACATTTTCTGTTATTTTAATCCGAATACTCACAGTCAGGGAAGAAGAACTTTATCTCTCGTTGGGCCGAAGCTACGGAATCAGAGCCGTGAGCAGCGTTGTGTGAATCATTGTTTGGGTCACCGAATCTGGCCCGGATGGAATTGGGCGCTTCTTGGCGGGCTTGGGACACCTTCGTGGGACCCAAGGTGCTTCGCCACTGGGTGATGGCGTCGTCTCCTGAGAAAGAAAATGTAATAGATCAGTTGATGGGATTTGCTTTGTATTAGGAGGTTGTAAATACAATATTACTGTATCATTGACTAAATAAGACCAAACAACAACACCCACCAGCCAGAATGAATGCCAGGACATCTCCGGAGGACATGTACTGCACCAAGCCCTCGTAGAAGGGCTTTCCTCGGTGCTCAGCATAGAATTCTTCTGCCTCCGGACGGGACAGGCGAGTTCGCCGCCGCTGCAGGAGAGAAATGGCAAAAATTTGCTCATTAAGCTTTCATCGAAAAGGCTTGATACATGAGGCAGATAAAGATAGAtggaacatgtaagaaaaagtaaacTTTATTGAAGTACGTAAGTAAGAGATTAGAAGAATTTAGGAATATAAATAAGCATAAAAACACTCTGAAATTGCCTAACGAAAAATCTAAATCTAATCTGAAAGATTAGAATTGGAAATACACCTTAGGTACGAATACTTGGATATCCTGTTCTCAAAATACATCAACTAAACTAAATATCCGATGCGATAGTGAAAATATGTTTACAGCTGCAAGATAATTATGTAATTAATTCATACACATCAACATTATAATAATCAACAAATAGTGTAATCTTAACTTATAAGAAACCTTACAAAAATGTAAATTGTAATAACCAACCAAATAGTGTATGCTTAACTGATAAGAAACCATAATAAATTGTAAACTGTAATAGCCAACCAAATAGTCTATGCTTAACTGTTAAGAAGCCATACTAAATTGTAAACTGTAATAACCAACCAAATAGTGTATGCTTAACTGTTAAGAAACCATGCTAGATTGTAAACTGTAATAGCCAACCAAACAGAGTATGCTTAACTGTTAAGAAGCCATACTAAATTGTAAACTGTAATAACCAACCAAATAGTGTAATGTTAACTGATAAGAAACCATACTAAATTGTAAACTGTAATAGCCAACCAAATAGTGTATAATTAACTTATAAGAAACCAAAGTAAAATGTAAACTTTAATAGTCAACCAAATAGTGTAATCTTAACTGATAAGAAACCTTACTAAAGTGTAAAATTTCATAATAAACCAAATAGTGTAATCTTAACTGATAAGAAAACATACTAAAGTGTAAATTGTAATAATCAACCAAATAGTGTAATCTTAACTGATAAGAAACCACACTAAAATGTAAACTGTAATAATCAACCAATTAGTGTAATCTTAACTGATAAGAAACCATACTAAGATGTGAACTCAAATTGCTAGGGGGAAAAGACAATCTAGAAACCTCACCTCGACTATTGTAAACCCCTCTTGCTGAATAACCTTTTCGATTTCTGATGCCCTGTCCATAGCATCTGGCTTGATCATGGCCAACGTTCTCTGGATCTTGTCTGTGGCCATTTTCATTGAAGGATTTTGTGGGTGGCACAAGAAGTAAGACTTATCTTCCGGTTCTTGGGAGAAGAAGCACCTACGAAGCGGCGTTTGTTTACGTTTGTCCGATTATGGCCTTCGTTTCGCGTTCCAAGTCACTGTGCTTAAGAAATGCTTCTGATCGTCTTTTTGGTCTGTTCTATTTCAATTTTCCCAGCTGGTTTGCTTCACTTAAAGCGATCAATTATTATGTTTGTTTTGGAAAGCAGC encodes the following:
- the LOC137625296 gene encoding nucleoside diphosphate kinase homolog 5-like: MKMATDKIQRTLAMIKPDAMDRASEIEKVIQQEGFTIVERRRTRLSRPEAEEFYAEHRGKPFYEGLVQYMSSGDVLAFILAGDDAITQWRSTLGPTKVSQARQEAPNSIRARFGDPNNDSHNAAHGSDSVASAQREIKFFFPDLTLEAGLTGEGAKEYLSHAVSPTLVRALTELCKVRPDDPIVWLADWLLVNNPNKPAPDH